One genomic segment of Thunnus albacares chromosome 18, fThuAlb1.1, whole genome shotgun sequence includes these proteins:
- the LOC122969096 gene encoding protein FAM222A isoform X2: MLACIQRRQNLSSQRLACTPKSLDVPPPPLLLPVLQPRTHKGEPASMISRYPSPAELDAFAQKTANSPLSIKIFPSDVRVPQHKQLNKTVNGLDTTGQRYSPYSHPYSGGYQGLLAIVKASVVVKGVVKNHEGRRTKHANTQTSVAPYNNPLNNGYTARHGHKVYHISSCKPPDVPIETLCSSAGMASGDQSLAPQSELAEVQSLMREMSRVPHSQALQLGGEARASPSLQAVAAVAHSDSDFVLGVPPQSSLAFTGAVLPTQSADVAKAGYLEKGDYRVWQHKHQIQPQPYQQGAVRMYSGAPGHRAADTGVGQSPETGLPLACPSQLSYRLHPPSVGAGQERDSGSSLNCAAMQGEFSVGQYFAPLWDGVVATPNSDCYTSQVLATGTCAARPRDLGLSHPHPHLHANRHHQHHHHHPQRHQPQLHPPPLPHAQAYNACGLPSSSLCHAAVLSSSLQSLECLISEIHPRCIKEHMLGRGYEAMGMPQLLEHHQQTHIQLPVYR, from the coding sequence GGGAGCCAGCCTCCATGATTTCTCGGTACCCTTCTCCCGCAGAGTTGGATGCTTTTGCCCAGAAGACTGCCAACAGCCCTCTGTCCATCAAAATCTTTCCATCTGACGTCCGGGTACCACAGCACAAACAGCTTAACAAAACAGTCAACGGCTTAGACACCACAGGCCAACGCTATAGCCCCTATTCACACCCGTACTCAGGAGGCTACCAGGGCTTGTTGGCCATCGTCAAGGCCTCTGTAGTGGTCAAAGGTGTGGTGAAAAACCATGAGGGCAGAAGGACTAAACACGCAAACACCCAGACTTCTGTGGCACCCTATAATAATCCTCTGAATAATGGCTACACAGCCAGACATGGGCATAAGGTCTATCATATAAGCTCATGTAAGCCTCCTGATGTACCCATTGAGACACTTTGTTCTAGCGCTGGGATGGCCTCTGGAGATCAGAGCCTGGCCCCCCAGTCTGAGCTGGCAGAGGTTCAAAGCCTCATGAGAGAGATGAGTAGAGTTCCCCACAGCCAGGCCCTGCAGCTGGGGGGGGAGGCGCGAGCCAGCCCCTCGCTGCAGGCTGTGGCTGCAGTGGCACATTCAGACTCCGACTTTGTCCTGGGAGTGCCGCCACAGAGCAGTCTGGCATTTACGGGGGCAGTTCTACCTACGCAGAGTGCAGACGTAGCCAAAGCTGGGTACTTGGAGAAAGGAGACTACAGAGTGTGGCAGCACAAACATCAAATTCAGCCACAGCCCTATCAGCAGGGAGCAGTGAGGATGTACAGTGGTGCTCCAGGGCACAGAGCAGCTGATACCGGGGTTGGCCAGTCTCCCGAAACTGGCCTCCCTTTGGCATGCCCCTCACAGCTTTCATATAGGCTGCATCCCCCCAGTGTGGGCGCGGGGCAGGAGCGAGACAGCGGCTCCTCTCTGAACTGTGCCGCCATGCAGGGGGAGTTCTCTGTTGGACAGTACTTCGCTCCTCTCTGGGACGGCGTCGTGGCCACCCCGAATAGCGACTGTTATACTTCTCAGGTGCTGGCAACGGGTACATGTGCAGCCAGGCCTAGAGACCTGGGACTCTCCCATCCCCATCCCCATCTCCACGCAAACCGCCATCAtcaacaccaccaccatcacccacAGCGTCACCAGCCACagctccaccctcctcctcttcctcatgcCCAGGCCTATAACGCATGCGGGCTCCCTAGTTCTAGCCTGTGCCACGCTGCAGTACTGAGCAGCAGCCTGCAGTCTCTGGAGTGCCTCATCAGTGAGATCCACCCCCGCTGCATCAAAGAGCACATGCTGGGCCGTGGGTACGAAGCCATGGGGATGCCTCAGCTACTGGAGCACCACCAGCAAACCCACATTCAGCTCCCCGTCTACAGATAA
- the LOC122969050 gene encoding glycolipid transfer protein-like: MSLLLDNQFKELPPDNSVDTKQFLEAVSHLPSFFDCLGSKVFTIIKSDINGNIMKIKAVYLKDPERYVTLQHILEAEREDHAAEWPKVGATLALMWLKRGLRFIQILLQSLADGDRDENNPNLIRVNVTKAYEHALKKYHGWLVQKIFNTALYAAPYRSNFLKALSKGEEVKDEDCLVNVRQFLVNYTATVDAIYNMYTNLNAELDYTV, encoded by the exons ATGTCTCTTTTACTGGATAACCAATTCAAAGAGCTGCCTCCTGACAACTCTGTAGACACAAAGCAGTTCCTGGAGGCCGTCTCTCATCTTCCGTCATTTTTTG acTGCTTGGGATCAAAAGTGTTTACAATCATCAAATCAGACATTAATGGGAATATAATG aaaATCAAAGCAGTATATCTTAAGGATCCTGAGAGGTATGTTACCCTGCAGCACATACTGGAGGCAGAGCGGGAAGACCATGCAGCAGAATGGCCTAAAGTTGGTGCAACATTAGCTCTGATGTGGCTGAAGAG GGGTCTCCGTTTCATACAGATCCTGCTGCAGAGTTTGGCAGACGGAGACAGAGATGAGAACAACCCCAACCTAATTCGGGTCAATGTCACCAAAGCCTACGAACATGCACTGAAGAAATACCACGGCTGGCTTGTTCAAAAGATTTTCAAT ACGGCGTTATATGCAGCTCCCTACAGATCAAACTTCCTCAAGGCTCTGTCAAAAGGAGAGGAAGTGAAAGACGAAGACTGTCTGGTAAACGTGCGTCAGTTCCTGGTGAACTACACTGCTACTGTTGATGCCATCTACAACATGTACACAAATCTCAACGCAGAGCTGGACTACACCGTTTGA
- the LOC122969096 gene encoding protein FAM222A isoform X1 — MLACIQRRQNLSSQRLACTPKSLDVPPPPLLLPVLQPRTHKDYSLVPSLAMIPTDLQRDLGEPASMISRYPSPAELDAFAQKTANSPLSIKIFPSDVRVPQHKQLNKTVNGLDTTGQRYSPYSHPYSGGYQGLLAIVKASVVVKGVVKNHEGRRTKHANTQTSVAPYNNPLNNGYTARHGHKVYHISSCKPPDVPIETLCSSAGMASGDQSLAPQSELAEVQSLMREMSRVPHSQALQLGGEARASPSLQAVAAVAHSDSDFVLGVPPQSSLAFTGAVLPTQSADVAKAGYLEKGDYRVWQHKHQIQPQPYQQGAVRMYSGAPGHRAADTGVGQSPETGLPLACPSQLSYRLHPPSVGAGQERDSGSSLNCAAMQGEFSVGQYFAPLWDGVVATPNSDCYTSQVLATGTCAARPRDLGLSHPHPHLHANRHHQHHHHHPQRHQPQLHPPPLPHAQAYNACGLPSSSLCHAAVLSSSLQSLECLISEIHPRCIKEHMLGRGYEAMGMPQLLEHHQQTHIQLPVYR, encoded by the exons attACAGCCTTGTTCCTTCACTTGCTATGATTCCCACTGACTTGCAGCGTGATCTAG GGGAGCCAGCCTCCATGATTTCTCGGTACCCTTCTCCCGCAGAGTTGGATGCTTTTGCCCAGAAGACTGCCAACAGCCCTCTGTCCATCAAAATCTTTCCATCTGACGTCCGGGTACCACAGCACAAACAGCTTAACAAAACAGTCAACGGCTTAGACACCACAGGCCAACGCTATAGCCCCTATTCACACCCGTACTCAGGAGGCTACCAGGGCTTGTTGGCCATCGTCAAGGCCTCTGTAGTGGTCAAAGGTGTGGTGAAAAACCATGAGGGCAGAAGGACTAAACACGCAAACACCCAGACTTCTGTGGCACCCTATAATAATCCTCTGAATAATGGCTACACAGCCAGACATGGGCATAAGGTCTATCATATAAGCTCATGTAAGCCTCCTGATGTACCCATTGAGACACTTTGTTCTAGCGCTGGGATGGCCTCTGGAGATCAGAGCCTGGCCCCCCAGTCTGAGCTGGCAGAGGTTCAAAGCCTCATGAGAGAGATGAGTAGAGTTCCCCACAGCCAGGCCCTGCAGCTGGGGGGGGAGGCGCGAGCCAGCCCCTCGCTGCAGGCTGTGGCTGCAGTGGCACATTCAGACTCCGACTTTGTCCTGGGAGTGCCGCCACAGAGCAGTCTGGCATTTACGGGGGCAGTTCTACCTACGCAGAGTGCAGACGTAGCCAAAGCTGGGTACTTGGAGAAAGGAGACTACAGAGTGTGGCAGCACAAACATCAAATTCAGCCACAGCCCTATCAGCAGGGAGCAGTGAGGATGTACAGTGGTGCTCCAGGGCACAGAGCAGCTGATACCGGGGTTGGCCAGTCTCCCGAAACTGGCCTCCCTTTGGCATGCCCCTCACAGCTTTCATATAGGCTGCATCCCCCCAGTGTGGGCGCGGGGCAGGAGCGAGACAGCGGCTCCTCTCTGAACTGTGCCGCCATGCAGGGGGAGTTCTCTGTTGGACAGTACTTCGCTCCTCTCTGGGACGGCGTCGTGGCCACCCCGAATAGCGACTGTTATACTTCTCAGGTGCTGGCAACGGGTACATGTGCAGCCAGGCCTAGAGACCTGGGACTCTCCCATCCCCATCCCCATCTCCACGCAAACCGCCATCAtcaacaccaccaccatcacccacAGCGTCACCAGCCACagctccaccctcctcctcttcctcatgcCCAGGCCTATAACGCATGCGGGCTCCCTAGTTCTAGCCTGTGCCACGCTGCAGTACTGAGCAGCAGCCTGCAGTCTCTGGAGTGCCTCATCAGTGAGATCCACCCCCGCTGCATCAAAGAGCACATGCTGGGCCGTGGGTACGAAGCCATGGGGATGCCTCAGCTACTGGAGCACCACCAGCAAACCCACATTCAGCTCCCCGTCTACAGATAA